In Scytonema millei VB511283, the genomic window TTCTTTTTACTAGAGTAGAGTAGCTGAAAACTTTAGTAGATCGTACTTTTACGCACTGGCAATTGCCTTTCTAGCCATAAGTTACAACCTACTCAATCAAGCCATGTTCTAGGGCAAACCGAACTAATTCAGTACGGCTATTTGTACCAGTTTTGCTAAAAAGGCGGCTGACGTATTTTTCTACGTTACGGACGCTCGTTTGCAAGCGGCGAGCGATTTCTTTGTTCATCAATCCTTCTGTCACCAAATTCAAGACGCTTTGTTCTCGCGGTGTTAGATCGATTTTTATTGGGGCGGGAGTCGTATTAATTGCACTACGCTGAGTTAGCATTGCCTTTATTTGAGCGATTTGATTGGCTAATTCAGCGATGTCGGGGGCTTCACCTTCTGCTAAGGGTTGACTGACGGGGCGACGGTCTAATAAGTTTTCGACAATTGCCACCAACTCATCGGGATCGAAAGGTTTGGGAATATAGGCATCTACACCAGAGTTGTAGCCCTGAATGCGATCGGTTGTCATCCCCTTAGCAGTCAAAAATACCACTGGTAGGCGTTTGAAGCGAGGATCTTCTCGCATTTGCTTGAGAAATTGATAGCCGTCTACCTGGGGCATCATGATATCTGAAATCACCAAGTCAGGAGTATTCTGCTGCAATAAATCCCAACCTTCGCGGGCATTACTTGCAACCTGCACGGTAAAACCGCTTTCTTCTAAGTAGTCCTTGACGGCTTCCCGCAATCCAGGTTCATCATCGACTAGTAAAAGACGTGGTGACATTCCAATTCTTGCATCTAAATATTTAGTACCACTTTAGCGGATTTTTGACTGCTTCCCCATCTGCTCTCTAGCCATCAGTTTCTGCTAAATATCGCTCTAAGTCTTCGCTGATGCGAGTGAGTTCGGCTTCGCTAGTTAAGCGAATGTTGCTATCTTTGACGGTTAGCAGAACTTTTGCCGCAAAGGGACTCGCCCAAATATTAGGATTACAAAATACTTCGAGAAAAATTTCTCCCACATGGCGATATTCCATCGAAGGTTGAGGCGTGGCTTTACCAATTGGTGCAGTTTTGACTGCAACTGCTTTGAGACGATCCATTAACTGAGCGATCGCAGCTTGTAACTCTCGTGCTGCCATTGGCGAAAAGCTGAAGGAAACCGAGCCTTCAACTAAATTTAAGGTTAATTGTGTAGGAGTCACGATCGGGTAATTAAAATTTGATTCTATCAGTTAACAGGGAGCAGGGAGCAGTGACCAGTGACCAGTGACCAGTTAATTCTCTATTTACGACTTACGACTCGATCGCTGCTTTGCAACTCTTTCGTCCTTTCCTCATCTCTCGCTTGCTATTTCGATCGATCTCTAATCAGAAATTCTTTCAAAATAATCCAAGAAAATATAAAATTAGTTGCTAGTTTTGCTCATTAAGTAAAAAAAATCAATTGATTTTTTACCATCTCAATTCTATATAAAAATACGCAAAATCAAATATTATTTTCCTATAATTAATGTAGTTGACAGCTCTAAATTTGATATTGAAAGTTCAGAAATTTTATATATGATTTTAGACAATCGTTCCGTAGTTCGTAAGGTTTTACTGATAACTTTATTACTCAACTTATTTGTGATGGCGTTGAAAGCCACAATAGGTTGGTGGACGGGTTCGCTCAGTTTATTAGCCGATGCTTTGCATAGTATCACGGATAGCGCCAATAACGTTTTGGGATTAATTACCAGTCGCTTTTCTTCTCCCCGACCAGATCGAGATCATCCCTACGGGCATCAAAAATTTGAAGCCGTAGGAGCTTTAGGTATAGCTGCCTTTTTAGGCATTGCTTGCTTTGAAATTTTACAAGGAGCGATCGAGCGAATTTTTAATGGGATTCAGCCAGTAAAAATTACTGAATCAGAGTTGTGGTTGCTACTGATTGTTTTGGGAGTGAATATTTTCGTGACTTTTTACGAACGTCGCGAGGGTCAAAG contains:
- a CDS encoding response regulator transcription factor, which produces MSPRLLLVDDEPGLREAVKDYLEESGFTVQVASNAREGWDLLQQNTPDLVISDIMMPQVDGYQFLKQMREDPRFKRLPVVFLTAKGMTTDRIQGYNSGVDAYIPKPFDPDELVAIVENLLDRRPVSQPLAEGEAPDIAELANQIAQIKAMLTQRSAINTTPAPIKIDLTPREQSVLNLVTEGLMNKEIARRLQTSVRNVEKYVSRLFSKTGTNSRTELVRFALEHGLIE